ATGCAGTCATTGTCCCAGTAATGGCCGAAAAATAAGGTGTGTTGTTGAGGAGCTGGAAGCTACATACGCTAGTGGAAAGCTCTTATACCGATTCTATTTATCCGTTGGTACTTGGATTCGGAAATGGCAAAAGTATGTGCATGGAACAATCGTCGCTTTTCACCACAGGTCATTTTCAGGCTGAATGCGGGACTATGTAGCTCCCAAAGGCCACTTTACTTTTTACCAACCGTACCTATAACCCCAAGTTCTATATGAGTGTAAGGGGCTGGTCATGAAAGTTACCTGGAGTTTAATGTTTACACCATGCCCTACTTTCAGGAGGTAGTTCAGTTTAGGAAAAGCAATGAAATGCAGTAGAGCAGGAGCGTCTTCCATAACTACTAACTTTTCCTTGCGTACAGGAGCCTAAAGGGTATTTGTAGCAAGCCCTGAGAACCGTTCGCCCTATTGATCCAAGAAACCGTTTTCTTTATTCCCAACTGGCCATTCTTTTTTGAGAAGTGACGTATTCAAACTAACGTTACACACGTATGGAATACATTCGCTTAGGTAAATCGGGTTTGGTGGTTTCCCGGATCTGTTTGGGAACCATGACCTACGGTACGCCCACGGAACGCTGGCCCTGGGCCTTAAACGAAGAGCAAAGTCGCCCTTTTATCCAAAAAGCTCTGGAGCTGGGGATCAACTTTTTTGACACCGCTGATGTCTACTCCAACGGCAAAAGTGAAGAAGTGGTGGGCCGGGCACTGAAAGCATTGGCCCGCCGCGAAGAAATTGTCTTGGCTACCAAAGTATACAACCCCATGGGCCCCGGACACAATGAGCGTGGCCTGTCGCGTAAACACATCATAGCCGCCATTGACGCCAGTTTACAGCGTCTGGGCACGGACTACGTGGATCTGTACCAGATTCATCGTTGGGATGATCAAACCCCTATTGAAGAAACGATGGAAGCCCTGCACGACGTCGTTAAAGCCGGTAAAGCCCTATACATCGGAGCCTCTTCGATGTATGCCTGGCAATTTGCCAAAGCCCAGTATACGGCCGATCTGCACGGCTGGACCCGGTTTGTATCCATGCAGCCGCATTACAACCTGGTGTACCGGGAAGAAGAACGGGAAATGTTACCCTTTTGTGCCGATCAGCAAATCGGCGTAATTCCCTGGTCTCCCCTGGCACGCGGTCTGTTGTCGGGCGGACGCAGCAAGGAGCGTAACGAAACCGAACGAGTCCGTACCGATGCCTTTGGCAAGAGCCTTTACACCGAAGCGGACTTTAGCATTGCTGATCGGGTTACTGAAGTAGCCCAGCAACGGGGCCTGCCCAATGCCCAGATAGCGCTGGCCTGGATGCTTAGCAAACCTGTCATTACCGCTCCGATTGTGGGAGCCAGTAAACCGGGTCATCTGGAAGACGCGGTGGCTGCGGTCTCGGTGCAGTTGACTGCCGAGGAAATTCAGCGGTTGGAAGAAGACTACCAGCCCCATTCCATCAAGGGTCATTAACTACTAAAAAGGCAAGGATCCTGGCTTCGCGATCGCGTGAAGTCGCAGGCCTGGAATCCTTGCCCTAGTAAGATTAGTACGCAGGTAACCAGACTTTTTTCGTGGGAGTGTCTGTAGGACAGCTTATTCAAGTACTGGTTTTGCAGAAATTGATTTTATTTCAAAACAGGCTGCTTTTTCTTTGGGCTGGAAACAGTTTTCCAGGCCGTCTTTTTTAACTGCTCAGCAAAATCCGTATCGACCTCCTGAGGGTGGAAGGAAAGCTTTAGCGGTGATTCCTGAAAAAGAAAGCTGTACCAGACTAAGGAGCCTAAATAAC
This portion of the Siphonobacter curvatus genome encodes:
- a CDS encoding aldo/keto reductase, with amino-acid sequence MEYIRLGKSGLVVSRICLGTMTYGTPTERWPWALNEEQSRPFIQKALELGINFFDTADVYSNGKSEEVVGRALKALARREEIVLATKVYNPMGPGHNERGLSRKHIIAAIDASLQRLGTDYVDLYQIHRWDDQTPIEETMEALHDVVKAGKALYIGASSMYAWQFAKAQYTADLHGWTRFVSMQPHYNLVYREEEREMLPFCADQQIGVIPWSPLARGLLSGGRSKERNETERVRTDAFGKSLYTEADFSIADRVTEVAQQRGLPNAQIALAWMLSKPVITAPIVGASKPGHLEDAVAAVSVQLTAEEIQRLEEDYQPHSIKGH